From the Plectropomus leopardus isolate mb chromosome 18, YSFRI_Pleo_2.0, whole genome shotgun sequence genome, one window contains:
- the LOC121958299 gene encoding trypsin-2-like isoform X1 gives MYSKFQHHDLKQTMGICMCDSNNRQTSICSEIFQCSAYFMHLFCVCALSSLAATYTAALGYDDKIVGGYECRDHSVPWQVSLNNGWHYCGGTLINDRWVVTAAHCNKGENIELRLGEHHIGYKDGPEQFIAPAVIIPHPEYDRYTINNDIMLIKLAEAAEINQYVKPIALPSSCAPAGTQCLVSGWGATQSPFGCLKCLHCLDLPILPQEDCERSYPNRITSSMFCAGFLEGGKDSCQGDSGGPLVCNGELQGVVSWGWGCAEENRPGVYAKVCQFTDWIHSTMASH, from the exons ATGTACAGTAAATTTCAGCATCATGACCTTAAGCAGACCATGGGGATTTGTATGTGTGATTCAAATAACAGACAAACATCAATttgcagtgaaatatttcagtgttcTGCTTATTTTATGCACTTATTCTGTGTCTgcgctctctcctctcttgccGCCACCTACACAGCTGCCCTCGGCTATGATGATAAGATTGTTGGAGGTTACGAGTGCAGGGATCACTCCGTCCCATGGCAGGTGTCACTCAACAACGGCTGGCATTACTGCGGAGGAACCCTGATCAATGACCGCTGGGTCGTCACCGCTGCTCACTGCAATAA GGGTGAGAACATTGAGCTGCGTCTCGGTGAGCATCACATCGGCTACAAGGACGGCCCCGAGCAGTTCATCGCCCCTGCTGTCATCATCCCCCACCCCGAGTACGACCGTTACACCATCAACAACGACATCATGCTGATCAAACTTGCCGAGGCGGCAGAGATCAATCAGTATGTGAAGCCCATCGCCCTGCCCAGCAGCTGCGCCCCCGCAGGCACCCAGTGTCTGGTGTCAGGGTGGGGAGCCACCCAGAGCCCCT TCGGCTGTCTGAAATGCCTGCACTGCCTGGATCTGCCCATCCTGCCCCAGGAGGACTGTGAACGCTCCTACCCCAACAGGATCACCTCCTCCATGTTCTGCGCCGGCTTCCTGGAGGGAGGAAAGGACTCCTGCCAG GGAGATTCTGGCGGCCCTCTGGTGTGTAACGGGGAGCTCCAGGGTGTGGTGTCCTGGGGATGGGGCTGCGCTGAAGAGAATCGTCCTGGAGTTTACGCCAAG GTCTGCCAGTTCACTGACTGGATCCACTCCACTATGGCCTCTCACTGA
- the LOC121958299 gene encoding trypsin-2-like isoform X2 produces the protein MLQLAFLVLVGTSAALGYDDKIVGGYECRDHSVPWQVSLNNGWHYCGGTLINDRWVVTAAHCNKGENIELRLGEHHIGYKDGPEQFIAPAVIIPHPEYDRYTINNDIMLIKLAEAAEINQYVKPIALPSSCAPAGTQCLVSGWGATQSPFGCLKCLHCLDLPILPQEDCERSYPNRITSSMFCAGFLEGGKDSCQGDSGGPLVCNGELQGVVSWGWGCAEENRPGVYAKVCQFTDWIHSTMASH, from the exons ATGTTGCAGCTCGCTTTTCTTGTGTTGGTGGGAACCAGTG CTGCCCTCGGCTATGATGATAAGATTGTTGGAGGTTACGAGTGCAGGGATCACTCCGTCCCATGGCAGGTGTCACTCAACAACGGCTGGCATTACTGCGGAGGAACCCTGATCAATGACCGCTGGGTCGTCACCGCTGCTCACTGCAATAA GGGTGAGAACATTGAGCTGCGTCTCGGTGAGCATCACATCGGCTACAAGGACGGCCCCGAGCAGTTCATCGCCCCTGCTGTCATCATCCCCCACCCCGAGTACGACCGTTACACCATCAACAACGACATCATGCTGATCAAACTTGCCGAGGCGGCAGAGATCAATCAGTATGTGAAGCCCATCGCCCTGCCCAGCAGCTGCGCCCCCGCAGGCACCCAGTGTCTGGTGTCAGGGTGGGGAGCCACCCAGAGCCCCT TCGGCTGTCTGAAATGCCTGCACTGCCTGGATCTGCCCATCCTGCCCCAGGAGGACTGTGAACGCTCCTACCCCAACAGGATCACCTCCTCCATGTTCTGCGCCGGCTTCCTGGAGGGAGGAAAGGACTCCTGCCAG GGAGATTCTGGCGGCCCTCTGGTGTGTAACGGGGAGCTCCAGGGTGTGGTGTCCTGGGGATGGGGCTGCGCTGAAGAGAATCGTCCTGGAGTTTACGCCAAG GTCTGCCAGTTCACTGACTGGATCCACTCCACTATGGCCTCTCACTGA
- the lipea gene encoding lipase, hormone-sensitive a, translating to MRVASDMDYKVVFAALETVCEDNISILCGPPDLPYGAVAKRLVTCMQQIQEHSRALEPVVASFTIVYHHYDFDAQTPGNGYRTLVKVLLSCLLHIIHKGRYIASNYNSAFFRADHNASEMEAYCSALCQLRALLHLAQQLINENDYGQLYSLQDGDLSGRFVQEYSSMHKACFYGRCLGFQFSPTLRPFLQTVVISMVSYGETYGKQQSGLGLAALSLLTSGKYVIDPELRGAEFERITQNLDMQFWKSFWNLTESGLITGFSRIASCPVQVNFTLTVPPVTLRLPLASDPSLTASVSPPIAHWGPGPVHMRLISCELREGQESEELLALSRTDPPPITASHLPWVQKQPRSPWLLIHFHGGGFVAQTSKSHENYLRNWSKELNVPILSVDYSLSPEAPFPRALEECFYAYCWALNNCHLLGSTAERVCLAGDSAGGNLCITVSMKAITSGIRVPDGIMAAYPATLLTTDASPSRLLTLIDPLLPLGVLAKCLNAYAGAESQTVQPAVGSGSLSALGRDTAVLLSDLTQGASNWIQSFLDPMRTSGGARSLSVTQRRSQSNETHRTSTHTSTTECASQVDYPDGFEPLRSECLAFIRPTSCPIIRNPFVSPLLAPNNLLRGLPPVHIVASALDALLDDSVMFAKKLRDMGQPVSLTVVEDLPHGFLSLSQLAKETEVAAEICVEQMRKIFQQENTTPGLRKRPKRRSEETSQSSSPSG from the exons ATGCGGGTCG ctTCAGATATGGATTACAAGGTTGTGTTTGCAGCCTTGGAGACAGTATGTGAAGACAACATTTCCATTTTGTGTGGACCTCCCGATTTGCCGTACGGCGCTGTTGCCAAGCGCCTGGTCACATGCATGCAACAGATTCAGGAGCACAGTCGAGCCCTGGAGCCTGTGGTCGCAAGCTTTACCATCGTCTACCACCATTATGACTTTGACGCACAAACGCCTGGGAACGGCTACCGCACCCTCGTCAAG gtcttgCTCTCTTGCCTTTTGCACATCATCCACAAAGGCCGCTACATTGCCTCTAATTACAACAGTGCCTTCTTCAGGGCGGACCACAATGCTTCAGAGATGGAGGCATACTGCAGCGCTCTGTGTCAACTGCGCGCCCTACTCCACCTTGCCCAGCAGCTCATCAACGAAAACGACTACGGCCAGCTGTACTCCCTGCAGGACGGGGACCTGAGTGGCAGGTTTGTGCAGGAGTACAGCTCCATGCACAAAGCCTGCTTCTATGGCCGCTGTCTGGGCTTTCAG ttctCTCCAACTCTACGTCCGTTCCTCCAGACCGTCGTCATAAGCATGGTTTCATATGGAGAGACGTACGGAAAACAGCAGTCTGGTTTgg gtttGGCAGCACTTTCCCTCCTCACATCAGGAAAATACGTCATCGATCCAGAGCTGCGGGGCGCAGAGTTTGAACGCATCACCCAGAATCTGGACATGCAGTTCTGGAAGTCCTTCTGGAACCTCACAGAGTCCGGCCTTATAACA GGCTTCAGCAGAATAGCCTCCTGCCCAGTGCAGGTGAACTTCACCCTGACTGTGCCTCCAGTCACTCTACGCCTCCCACTGGCCTCGGACCCCAGTCTGACAGCCTCCGTGTCACCTCCGATCGCCCACTGGGGCCCAGGGCCCGTCCACATGCGTCTGATCTCATGTGAACTTCGGGAAGGGCAG GAGAGTGAGGAGCTGCTGGCTTTATCTCGAACAGATCCTCCACCAATCACAGCGTCCCATCTCCCCTGGGTGCAGAAGCAGCCTCGCTCCCCGTGGCTGCTCATCCACTTCCATGGAGGTGGCTTTGTGGCTCAGACCTCCAAATCCCACGAG AATTATCTGCGGAATTGGTCGAAGGAGCTGAACGTACCTATCCTGTCAGTCGACTACTCTCTGTCGCCTGAAGCGCCCTTTCCCAGAGCTCTGGAGGAATGTTTCTACGCCTACTGCTGGGCTCTGAACAACTGTCACCTGCTGG gcTCCACAGCGGAGCGGGTCTGTCTGGCAGGCGACAGCGCAGGAGGAAACCTCTGCATCACTGTGTCCATGAAGGCCATCACCAGCGGCATTCGAGTCCCTGATGGCATCATGGCTGCCTACCCCGCCACCTTGCTCACCACTGACGCCTCGCCCTCCCGTCTGCTCACGCTCATCGACCCGCTGTTGCCTCTAGGCGTTCTCGCAAAGTGCCTCAACGCCTATGCAG GTGCAGAAAGTCAGACGGTGCAGCCCGCAGTGGGAAGCGGCAGTCTGAGCGCTCTGGGCCGAGACACCGCCGTGCTGCTCAGTGACCTCACCCAGGGAGCCTCCAACTGGATCCAGTCCTTTCTGGACCCCATGCGGACCTCAGGTGGAGCACGCTCGCTGTCAGTAACACAGAGGAGGTCTCAGAGCAACGAAACCCACAGGACATCCACGCACACCTCCACAACAGAATGTGCAAGTCAGGTGGATTACCCAGATGGCTTTGAGCCGCTGCGCTCCGAGTGCCTGGCTTTTATTCGCCCAACTTCCTGCCCCATTATCAGGAACCCTTTTGTGTCCCCCCTGCTGGCTCCGAACAACCTGCTAAGAGGCCTGCCGCCTGTTCACATTGTG GCGTCGGCTCTGGACGCCTTGCTGGATGACTCGGTGATGTTCGCCAAGAAGCTGCGAGACATGGGCCAGCCTGTGAGCCTGACGGTGGTGGAGGACCTACCTCACGGCTTCCTCAGCTTGTCGCAGCTCGCCAAGGAGACGGAGGTCGCTGCAGAAATCTGTGTGGAGCAAATGAGGAAGATTTTTCAGCAAGAAAACACGACGCCCGGTCTCCGCAAACGGCCAAAACGAAGAAGCGAAGAGACTAGTCAGAGTAGCAGTCCATCTGGCTGA